In one Arenibacter antarcticus genomic region, the following are encoded:
- a CDS encoding membrane dipeptidase: MLNNYIDFHCHPAIKPFGKSFNRNPKGENTANRNRVRSIWRYNPPTLVDKLLNYLIGVTKFSQSNFSSLSYGGVSVVCVSLYPIEKYFFRNKMTNELILDIAANFATGVGKKRVDYIQGITDYFKDLEMELAYYKELDGTIIQLPEGKFRYKIVNSYSDIEAIRLVEEEVDRDIKTICVIISIEGMHVLLSNVDKVPTENDLLQNLMKIKAWKTPPLYVGLAHHFWNHLCGHAESLTGIIKQKTDQSIGINKGISKLGRTIITNLLDTTNGKRILIDIKHMSPASRNEYFDMLDTLPEYSNIPIIVSHGAANGLISSANRSQGRPRTANKLNPADINFFDDEIIRIAKSKGIFGLQLDERRVASKNTLKNIKKSVHRNKIMHYRSELIWNQVQHIVELLDSEGIFAWDCIVIGSDFDGITNPLNSFWTSEELPYFADFMERHAFNYIQNNTFRMPENNINADDIIVRIMGHNGNKFLKTNFI; the protein is encoded by the coding sequence ATGCTAAATAATTATATTGATTTTCATTGTCATCCTGCCATAAAGCCATTTGGCAAAAGCTTCAATAGAAACCCCAAGGGAGAGAATACTGCAAATAGGAACCGGGTTAGAAGTATTTGGCGATACAATCCTCCGACCTTGGTCGATAAATTGTTGAATTATTTAATAGGGGTCACCAAATTTTCCCAATCCAATTTCTCCAGTTTATCCTATGGTGGGGTAAGTGTAGTTTGCGTATCGCTATATCCTATCGAAAAATACTTCTTCCGCAATAAAATGACCAATGAATTAATCTTGGATATAGCAGCCAATTTTGCCACTGGGGTGGGGAAGAAGCGAGTGGATTACATTCAAGGAATTACAGATTATTTTAAGGATCTGGAAATGGAATTAGCGTATTATAAGGAGCTGGATGGAACTATAATTCAGTTACCGGAAGGAAAATTTAGATACAAAATAGTAAACTCTTATAGCGATATAGAAGCGATAAGACTCGTTGAGGAAGAAGTGGATAGGGACATAAAGACTATCTGTGTTATTATAAGTATTGAAGGGATGCATGTGCTGTTATCCAATGTAGACAAGGTTCCTACAGAAAATGATCTGCTTCAGAATCTAATGAAAATAAAGGCATGGAAAACTCCACCTTTATATGTTGGTTTGGCCCATCATTTCTGGAACCATTTATGCGGACATGCCGAGAGCCTCACTGGAATCATTAAACAAAAAACAGACCAGTCTATAGGAATTAATAAGGGAATTAGCAAACTGGGGAGAACGATTATTACAAATTTGTTGGATACAACTAATGGTAAGCGCATTCTAATCGATATAAAGCATATGAGCCCCGCTTCAAGAAATGAATACTTTGATATGTTGGATACCCTTCCCGAATATAGCAATATCCCAATTATTGTAAGTCACGGTGCCGCCAACGGGCTTATATCATCTGCCAACAGGAGTCAAGGGAGGCCTAGGACTGCAAATAAGCTCAATCCAGCGGATATCAACTTTTTTGATGATGAAATCATTAGAATTGCCAAAAGTAAGGGGATTTTTGGACTGCAATTGGATGAACGGAGGGTTGCTAGCAAAAACACCCTTAAGAATATTAAAAAATCTGTCCATCGGAATAAAATAATGCATTACCGTTCCGAGCTCATCTGGAACCAGGTACAACATATAGTAGAACTCTTGGATTCCGAAGGTATTTTTGCATGGGACTGCATAGTTATTGGGTCGGACTTTGATGGTATTACAAATCCATTGAATAGTTTTTGGACCTCAGAGGAATTGCCTTATTTCGCAGATTTTATGGAACGACATGCATTTAATTATATTCAAAACAATACTTTTAGGATGCCGGAAAACAACATTAATGCTGACGATATTATTGTCAGAATTATGGGGCATAACGGGAACAAGTTTTTAAAAACAAATTTTATATAA
- a CDS encoding LemA family protein, producing the protein MATLFVFLIIVALLAFFLIHVFNNFVKLRNLVKDAWSNIDVALKRRYDLIPNLVETVKGYATHEKSALEAVINARNAALAVPSGDINSQIKAEQQLQKSLGGIFALGEAYPELKANVNFLDLQQKLNHIEENLERARRYYNGTVRENNTYGESMPGILVASLFKYQKYDYYEVEEESRANVKVDFK; encoded by the coding sequence ATGGCTACTTTATTTGTTTTTTTAATTATTGTTGCCCTACTAGCGTTTTTCTTAATTCACGTTTTCAATAACTTCGTTAAACTGAGGAACTTAGTGAAGGATGCTTGGAGCAATATAGACGTTGCCCTGAAGCGCAGGTATGACCTGATTCCCAATTTAGTGGAAACCGTTAAGGGATATGCTACACATGAAAAGTCGGCCTTGGAAGCTGTTATTAATGCTCGAAATGCAGCATTGGCGGTACCGTCTGGAGATATCAACTCCCAAATAAAGGCTGAGCAACAATTACAAAAAAGTTTGGGCGGAATTTTTGCCTTAGGGGAGGCTTATCCCGAACTAAAGGCCAATGTTAATTTTTTAGACCTACAACAGAAATTAAACCATATAGAAGAGAATTTGGAACGTGCCCGTAGATATTATAACGGTACCGTACGGGAAAACAATACCTATGGGGAAAGTATGCCGGGAATTTTAGTTGCCAGTTTATTCAAATACCAGAAATACGATTATTATGAGGTAGAGGAGGAAAGCAGGGCTAACGTAAAAGTAGACTTTAAATAA